The following are encoded together in the Pedobacter steynii genome:
- a CDS encoding sodium:solute symporter family protein: MKFQAVDIIIIVTYLISTIIIGFWYRKKAKENKESYIMGGKSLPWYKLGLSDASDMFDISGTMWMVSLCFVYGMKSIWIPWLWPVFNQVFLMMYLSKWLRRSNATTGAEWLSTRFGTTGRGVGASHKVVVTFALLSCLGFLAYGFIGLGKFVEIFIPWELVKDYVPFTVAPHYVAHFYGIIFTLFAMFYSILGGMHGIVFGDMIKYAIMTVVCISIAVIAVINLNGRQLNVPEGWDSPFFGTHLNLDWSYIIADVNKKIANDGYSLFSVFFMMMLFKGAFASLAGPPPNYDMQKILSTRSPKEASKMSGFVSIVLLPIRYSLIVGLTVLGILYYDQMNLRGLDGAIDYERILPASINSFVPAGLFGLVLTGLLGAFMGTFSGTLNAAQAYIVNDVYLKYINPDASNKKIISMNYCSGVLVVAVGIALGFFAKDVNSVLQWIVSALYGGYIAANVLKWHWWRFNSYGFFWGMFTGIVSALVFTRFFAGVEFLYYFPLLFILSLAGSVIGTYMAPPTDTETLKKFYRTVRPWGFWGPVHQLVIADAPSFIANKNFGRDMFNVVLGIIAQLCLTLLPMYLILMMKLPLLITIAILAVIIFILKRTWWNKLED; this comes from the coding sequence ATGAAGTTTCAAGCCGTTGACATCATTATTATAGTAACGTATCTCATCAGCACGATCATTATTGGCTTTTGGTACCGTAAAAAGGCAAAAGAAAATAAGGAAAGTTATATCATGGGAGGAAAATCCCTTCCATGGTATAAGCTGGGCCTGAGTGATGCCTCGGATATGTTTGATATCAGTGGGACCATGTGGATGGTGAGCCTGTGTTTTGTGTATGGAATGAAAAGCATCTGGATCCCTTGGTTATGGCCGGTATTCAATCAGGTTTTTCTGATGATGTACCTGTCCAAGTGGCTAAGGAGGTCAAATGCAACAACTGGTGCAGAATGGTTATCTACAAGGTTTGGAACAACGGGAAGGGGAGTTGGCGCCTCCCATAAGGTAGTCGTTACTTTTGCCTTACTGAGCTGTCTGGGATTTCTGGCATATGGCTTTATTGGTCTGGGTAAATTCGTCGAGATTTTTATTCCATGGGAATTGGTAAAGGATTATGTTCCTTTTACAGTAGCGCCCCATTATGTTGCTCATTTCTACGGGATCATCTTTACGCTGTTTGCGATGTTCTACTCTATTTTGGGAGGGATGCACGGGATTGTATTTGGAGATATGATCAAATATGCGATCATGACCGTGGTCTGTATTTCCATTGCAGTAATTGCAGTGATCAACCTGAACGGAAGACAATTAAATGTTCCGGAAGGATGGGACAGTCCTTTCTTTGGAACACATCTGAACCTGGACTGGAGTTATATCATCGCGGATGTAAATAAAAAGATAGCAAATGATGGATATTCTTTGTTTAGTGTATTCTTTATGATGATGCTATTTAAAGGAGCGTTTGCTTCCCTGGCAGGGCCTCCACCGAATTATGATATGCAAAAAATCCTCTCCACGCGTTCTCCTAAGGAGGCCAGTAAAATGAGTGGCTTTGTATCTATTGTGCTGTTGCCAATTCGTTACTCATTGATTGTAGGACTTACAGTCCTGGGCATTCTTTATTATGATCAGATGAACCTGAGAGGCTTGGATGGAGCGATCGACTACGAACGGATTCTGCCGGCCAGTATCAATAGCTTTGTTCCCGCAGGTTTATTCGGACTGGTATTAACAGGTTTACTGGGTGCTTTTATGGGTACTTTCAGTGGAACGTTGAATGCAGCGCAGGCTTATATCGTAAATGATGTGTATCTGAAATATATTAATCCGGATGCCTCCAACAAAAAGATCATCTCTATGAACTATTGCTCAGGAGTACTTGTGGTGGCGGTTGGAATTGCCCTGGGCTTTTTTGCAAAAGATGTGAACAGCGTCCTACAATGGATTGTTTCTGCTTTGTATGGCGGTTACATTGCAGCCAATGTGCTAAAATGGCATTGGTGGAGATTTAATTCTTATGGCTTCTTCTGGGGCATGTTTACCGGAATTGTTTCTGCATTGGTATTTACCCGCTTCTTTGCAGGTGTGGAATTTTTATATTATTTCCCTTTGTTGTTTATTCTTTCCCTGGCAGGTTCTGTAATCGGTACTTATATGGCGCCGCCAACAGACACCGAAACACTCAAAAAATTCTACAGGACGGTTCGCCCATGGGGATTCTGGGGGCCCGTCCATCAACTGGTCATTGCGGACGCCCCTTCTTTTATTGCAAACAAGAATTTTGGCAGAGACATGTTTAACGTAGTGCTTGGAATTATTGCTCAGCTTTGTCTCACCCTTTTACCGATGTACCTGATTTTAATGATGAAACTGCCATTGCTGATCACGATAGCGATTCTCGCTGTCATCATCTTCATCCTCAAAAGAACCTGGTGGAATAAACTCGAAGATTAA
- a CDS encoding SusD/RagB family nutrient-binding outer membrane lipoprotein, with protein MKQKTLYIAALWILLGTSCTKDLEEMNINPNQPTKVEPGPLFTALELRQAGTSVARRSNVGFGMMMVQQTATTKIDDLEGDKYLQTESAALLFNEEYGVPVVNMAMLIDMLKKDPQKINLYAAARIWKVMQMHRLTDAYGDVPYSQAGQGFLQQIYKPVYDKQSDIYGDMLNELEQATKSFDASKATFGAADIIYQGKIEQWKRLGNSLMLRLALRLIKVDPAMSKQWALKAIQGGVMQNNADICFMKHTGPQQELSNPIAFDFQKFDLIRAGDIKMGKTFMDYLKATNDPRLGVYSSLPNGNNDPVVQKGLPNGFNATTIAGTPGGGDLNTYSTFNVNTILPLTTPTFFITYAETELMLAEAAARQWTSDQAATHYRAAVEASMDQQKLYGKTIAGTEVTDYLSTGNPFPAGAGLAQQLKTINEQYWVVTFLNGWESYANWRRTGIPQLTPVNYPGNVTAGTIPRRFTFPRNEYSTNGENVRKAIAQQGPDAYTTRVWWDK; from the coding sequence ATGAAACAGAAAACATTATATATAGCAGCACTGTGGATATTGCTGGGTACCTCCTGTACCAAAGATCTGGAAGAGATGAACATCAATCCGAATCAGCCAACAAAAGTAGAACCAGGTCCTTTGTTTACCGCACTGGAATTACGTCAGGCCGGAACCTCTGTTGCCCGAAGAAGCAATGTAGGTTTTGGAATGATGATGGTACAACAAACTGCCACCACAAAAATAGATGACCTGGAAGGTGACAAGTACCTGCAAACGGAAAGTGCAGCGCTACTGTTCAATGAGGAATATGGTGTTCCGGTTGTGAATATGGCGATGTTGATTGATATGCTGAAAAAAGATCCTCAAAAGATAAATCTATATGCGGCAGCAAGGATCTGGAAAGTGATGCAAATGCACCGTTTGACGGATGCTTATGGAGATGTACCTTATTCGCAGGCTGGCCAGGGTTTCTTACAGCAGATTTATAAACCGGTTTATGATAAGCAGTCGGACATTTATGGAGATATGCTGAACGAGTTGGAGCAGGCCACCAAATCTTTTGACGCTTCGAAAGCTACCTTTGGTGCTGCGGATATTATCTACCAGGGTAAAATAGAACAATGGAAACGCCTGGGGAACTCTTTGATGTTGCGCCTGGCATTACGTCTGATTAAAGTTGATCCGGCGATGTCTAAGCAATGGGCGCTAAAGGCGATTCAGGGTGGTGTAATGCAAAATAATGCCGACATCTGTTTTATGAAACATACCGGCCCTCAGCAGGAATTGTCTAATCCGATTGCGTTTGACTTTCAAAAATTTGATCTGATCAGGGCGGGAGATATCAAAATGGGTAAGACATTTATGGATTATCTTAAGGCAACCAATGATCCCAGACTTGGGGTATACAGTTCCCTTCCAAATGGAAATAATGATCCTGTAGTACAAAAAGGATTGCCAAATGGTTTTAATGCAACAACAATTGCCGGAACTCCGGGTGGGGGAGACCTGAATACCTATTCTACCTTCAATGTAAACACCATCTTACCCTTAACCACCCCTACGTTCTTTATCACTTACGCAGAAACTGAGTTAATGCTGGCTGAAGCCGCAGCCAGACAATGGACTTCTGATCAGGCAGCGACCCATTACAGGGCCGCGGTGGAAGCTTCTATGGATCAGCAGAAACTTTATGGCAAGACGATTGCAGGAACAGAAGTAACTGATTACCTCAGCACCGGAAACCCCTTTCCAGCAGGGGCAGGTTTGGCACAGCAGTTAAAAACCATTAACGAGCAGTACTGGGTGGTCACTTTCTTAAATGGCTGGGAAAGCTATGCCAACTGGAGACGCACTGGAATTCCTCAGCTTACACCAGTGAATTATCCGGGAAACGTAACCGCCGGGACGATTCCAAGGAGATTCACATTTCCAAGGAACGAGTACAGCACAAATGGCGAGAACGTTAGAAAGGCGATTGCACAACAAGGCCCTGATGCTTATACGACCAGAGTCTGGTGGGATAAATAA
- a CDS encoding glycosidase → MMDYDKRLAQLMAAHQSLITRKNEQESLGNGIFNRYKYPVLTAEHTPLYWRYHLNRDSNPFLMERIGINAVFNPGAIKWNNKYLLIARVEGNDRKSFFAIAESSNGIDQFKFRECPMIIPETEVPDTNIYDMRITTHEDGWVYGLFCTERRDPDAAEGDQSAALAQCGIVRTKDLISWERLDDLKTNSLQQRNVVLHPEFVAGKYAFYTRPQDSFIEAGKGGGIAFGLSDSIEHAVVPEETIVDKKQYHTVYESKNGQGPAPIKTSYGWLHLAHGVRNTAAGLRYVLYVFMTDLKELSKVIHKPAGYFLAPEGAERIGDVSNVVFSNGWITDEDGKVFIYYASSDSRIHVATSTIDQLLDYVLHTPEDEWRSAATVQRIYKLIDQNKKEQSPNHH, encoded by the coding sequence ATGATGGATTACGACAAGAGATTGGCGCAGCTCATGGCTGCTCATCAGTCTTTAATTACGCGCAAAAACGAACAGGAAAGCTTAGGAAATGGCATTTTCAACCGGTATAAATATCCGGTCTTAACTGCTGAGCACACACCATTATACTGGCGTTATCACCTGAACAGGGACAGCAATCCCTTTCTGATGGAGCGTATTGGAATCAATGCAGTGTTTAATCCGGGAGCCATCAAGTGGAACAACAAATACCTGCTCATTGCAAGGGTAGAAGGAAATGATCGAAAATCTTTCTTTGCCATAGCAGAAAGCTCAAATGGAATTGATCAGTTTAAGTTCCGGGAATGCCCGATGATCATTCCTGAAACAGAGGTGCCTGATACGAATATCTATGACATGCGAATTACTACTCATGAAGACGGATGGGTTTATGGATTGTTTTGCACAGAAAGAAGAGATCCTGATGCAGCAGAAGGTGATCAGTCGGCTGCTCTGGCACAATGTGGAATTGTCAGGACCAAAGACCTTATCAGCTGGGAAAGACTGGATGATCTTAAAACAAATTCTCTGCAACAAAGAAATGTTGTGCTTCACCCGGAGTTCGTAGCGGGAAAATACGCTTTTTATACCCGTCCACAGGATTCTTTCATTGAAGCAGGCAAAGGTGGAGGAATTGCTTTTGGCCTTTCGGATTCCATAGAACATGCGGTTGTTCCGGAAGAAACGATCGTGGATAAGAAGCAATACCATACGGTTTATGAATCAAAAAACGGGCAGGGACCAGCACCTATTAAAACCAGTTATGGCTGGCTACACCTGGCTCATGGGGTCAGAAATACCGCAGCAGGATTGCGTTATGTGCTGTATGTATTCATGACTGATTTAAAAGAACTCAGTAAAGTGATTCATAAACCAGCAGGGTACTTTCTGGCTCCTGAAGGTGCAGAAAGGATAGGGGATGTATCTAATGTGGTATTCAGCAATGGCTGGATTACAGATGAAGACGGAAAGGTTTTTATTTATTATGCCTCCTCAGATTCCCGTATTCATGTGGCTACGAGTACCATTGACCAGTTGCTGGATTATGTACTGCATACTCCGGAAGATGAATGGAGATCGGCAGCGACGGTACAACGGATTTATAAACTTATTGATCAGAATAAAAAAGAACAATCGCCTAACCACCATTAG
- a CDS encoding ArnT family glycosyltransferase, giving the protein MLQTKKSAEQILFIFLGIWTFLNIIQAGFVEVHADEAYYWVYSRFLDWGYFDHPPMVALFIKIGDALLPGTLGLRIFTVLSSTLSVYLLWKIVKPYAENIKLFILLFSSIVLFHVYGFITTPDAPLFFFTVLFFYVYQKYLAEDRFKWAVLLALVIACLLYSKYHGILVLFFTILSNFKLLKRPSFWLIVGLAILAFLPHIWWQVQNNYPSFYYHVIDRSAAFYKSKFSTEYLLAQLALAGPLVGWFLYQSAVRLKTSDAFIRAIKVNCYGIFIFFLFSTLKGRVEAHWTLPGMICLFILAYLFISRKDTPKWFEKLAMVNIVLVVLVRLVLLVPIDALMKVKVIAYYFGNQAWAKQIHEKAGDAPVIFIDSFQIPSRYNYYNQSTKGFGYDSRYYRKNQYDIWPLEDSLRNKKAYYVLQFSHGDDQPQDTIQTTKGLYYGRWIEQVRMYQKLSVNPVETPDELKKGTPVAMRLKITNPYNQEIYLGNLGEKWKCYLEYSFKNGADMEEFKPVTADLENIRIPARQSIEVSAQFIAPAAAGKYKLIFSLRTEPFRGGRNSNMISVEVK; this is encoded by the coding sequence ATGCTACAAACGAAAAAGAGTGCTGAACAAATATTGTTTATTTTTTTAGGAATATGGACCTTTTTAAATATAATTCAGGCAGGATTTGTAGAGGTACATGCCGATGAGGCTTATTATTGGGTATATTCCAGGTTTTTAGACTGGGGATATTTTGATCACCCGCCAATGGTGGCACTCTTTATCAAAATAGGAGATGCTTTGTTGCCGGGTACGCTGGGACTGAGAATATTTACGGTACTCAGCAGTACCCTATCTGTTTACCTGCTCTGGAAGATCGTAAAGCCCTATGCTGAAAATATCAAACTCTTTATTTTATTATTCAGCTCTATCGTTCTTTTTCACGTCTATGGTTTTATCACCACACCAGATGCTCCGTTATTCTTTTTTACGGTTCTGTTCTTTTACGTATATCAGAAATATCTGGCCGAGGATCGGTTTAAATGGGCAGTTCTCCTGGCGCTGGTGATTGCCTGTTTATTGTATAGTAAATACCATGGGATTCTGGTTTTATTCTTTACCATTCTTTCTAATTTTAAGCTATTAAAACGACCTTCTTTCTGGTTAATTGTGGGACTTGCAATACTGGCTTTTCTACCTCATATCTGGTGGCAGGTGCAGAATAACTATCCTTCTTTTTATTACCATGTGATTGACCGTTCCGCAGCTTTCTATAAGTCAAAATTCAGTACAGAATATCTTCTGGCTCAGCTGGCGCTTGCGGGACCACTTGTAGGGTGGTTTTTATACCAGTCGGCGGTAAGATTAAAAACTTCAGATGCATTTATAAGGGCAATTAAGGTGAATTGCTATGGAATCTTTATCTTTTTTCTCTTCAGCACGCTGAAAGGAAGGGTGGAAGCGCACTGGACTTTACCTGGAATGATCTGTCTTTTCATTCTGGCCTATCTGTTTATTTCCAGAAAGGATACTCCGAAATGGTTTGAAAAGCTGGCTATGGTGAATATTGTATTGGTGGTATTGGTCAGGTTAGTACTCCTGGTTCCGATTGATGCTTTAATGAAAGTTAAAGTGATTGCTTATTATTTTGGCAATCAGGCCTGGGCAAAACAGATTCATGAAAAGGCAGGTGATGCGCCGGTGATTTTTATAGATTCTTTTCAAATCCCTTCCCGTTATAACTATTATAACCAGAGCACTAAAGGTTTTGGTTATGACTCCAGGTATTACCGCAAGAATCAATATGACATCTGGCCGCTGGAAGATAGCCTTAGGAACAAAAAAGCATATTATGTTCTTCAGTTCAGTCATGGGGACGATCAGCCACAAGATACCATTCAGACTACCAAAGGATTGTATTATGGTCGTTGGATTGAACAGGTGAGGATGTACCAAAAGCTCAGTGTTAATCCGGTAGAGACTCCGGATGAGCTGAAAAAAGGGACGCCTGTTGCAATGAGACTGAAAATTACCAATCCTTATAATCAGGAGATTTATTTGGGAAATCTGGGCGAAAAATGGAAGTGTTACCTGGAATATAGCTTCAAAAACGGAGCGGACATGGAAGAGTTTAAGCCGGTAACTGCTGATTTGGAAAATATCAGGATTCCAGCCCGGCAATCTATAGAAGTATCCGCACAGTTTATTGCCCCCGCAGCTGCCGGCAAGTATAAACTGATCTTTTCGTTAAGAACGGAACCGTTTCGCGGCGGAAGGAACAGCAATATGATCTCTGTTGAAGTTAAATAG
- the trxA gene encoding thioredoxin — translation MSAFQELIQSETPVLVDFYADWCGPCKSMSPIIQEVARITEGRTRVIKINIDKNQAAAARYHVKAVPTFLLFKKGEIIWRHSGMIDQMSLLKQLSI, via the coding sequence ATGAGTGCATTTCAAGAACTTATCCAATCAGAAACTCCTGTATTAGTTGATTTTTATGCCGATTGGTGTGGTCCATGCAAATCGATGAGCCCAATAATTCAGGAGGTAGCAAGAATTACCGAAGGCAGGACACGCGTCATCAAAATCAATATAGACAAAAACCAGGCCGCGGCAGCCAGGTACCATGTCAAAGCCGTTCCGACTTTCCTGCTCTTTAAAAAGGGAGAAATCATCTGGAGACATTCGGGGATGATAGACCAGATGAGCCTGTTAAAACAGCTATCTATTTAA
- a CDS encoding SusC/RagA family TonB-linked outer membrane protein has protein sequence MKILFTMLRGSAMPLFLFLLLFDSTFAAGKNAPEMQRGIQDTQVTGTVTDSKGNKLPGVSILVKNQQGKGTTTNQDGRYNLEVPANAVLIFRFIGFKETEVPVNGRKEINVSLSDDDVALNEVVVTSMGIKKEKKALGYAVTEVKGEDFTKARETNIANSLVGKVAGVNVTKPVSGSMGSSRVIIRGNTSITGNNQPLYVIDGIPLVNTNFGQSSVFYGGSDGGDGISSINPDDIESMSVLKGGPAAALYGARASNGAILITTKSGKAQKGVGIEYNAAYTIDQPIFNNEKDYQYVYGQGTNGVAPKDQATAFQNGISNWGAKLDGSQVMQFDGVLRPYSAIKDNSRNFYNDGKTFTNTISLYGGSEKATIRFSASDLDNHDLMPNSSLKRNNFTLNGNLKVTDKFTAQVSAQYIRERVENRPNSGDFSWNPNVGVQLLPANYDVRNLSRRVDEKGDEYLVSSNIYLANPYFIAYDMQNRDRKDRLIASLDLKYDFTSYLYARLLAGTDFAYRHSQYIRPEGSAIANGSMSENQAYNGEFNSQLMIGFKKTIANDFSVDAFVGGNIMKSKQSGLGASGSQFIVPFFYSVNNTVTQGRYFDLYKKQFNSLFASAEIGYKGYLYATFTERNDWFSTLSAASNSILYPSASLSFVASQAITMPSWISFAKLRTAWARTGSDSDISPYAQSLTYTFGQQHLGQSLAYINEGTIPNTRLKPATSKSYELGLDTRLFNDRIGLELTWYNRKTVSDILGSQISIASGFTNVRLNSGEMTNKGLEMMVSGTVFKQKSMAWDMSFNMGYNKNNILSLADGQQAMTVQQSRPGLYGDGGVPVFITAEVGKPFGVIQGYGYKRDDNGSIIYNNKGLPVQGELTNLGNSVSPYTLGYNNNFRYKNFNLGILLDAKFGGKISSGTNNLAYLAGLSKETLAGRETGIVGAGVNEQGQPNTINVPAQEYYSWIANNISEEFVYDASFVKLRQVVLGVSLPKNWVGRLKMSDVSLSLVARNLFTLYKKVPIVDPESTFLTGNIQGIEMLSVPATRSFGLNLNCKF, from the coding sequence ATGAAAATTTTATTTACGATGCTGAGGGGCAGTGCAATGCCACTGTTCCTCTTCTTATTGCTGTTTGACAGCACGTTTGCTGCGGGGAAAAATGCTCCGGAAATGCAAAGGGGCATACAGGATACCCAGGTGACTGGAACTGTTACCGATTCTAAAGGAAACAAATTGCCGGGCGTATCTATTCTGGTGAAAAACCAGCAAGGTAAAGGAACCACGACGAATCAGGATGGTAGATACAACCTTGAAGTACCTGCTAATGCGGTACTCATTTTCCGTTTTATCGGTTTTAAAGAAACCGAAGTCCCGGTAAATGGCCGAAAGGAAATAAATGTTTCTTTAAGTGATGATGATGTGGCGCTGAATGAGGTGGTCGTTACCTCAATGGGCATAAAAAAAGAAAAAAAAGCGCTTGGTTACGCCGTAACTGAAGTTAAAGGAGAAGACTTTACCAAAGCAAGAGAAACAAATATTGCCAATTCCCTGGTCGGAAAAGTTGCGGGGGTAAATGTAACCAAACCAGTTTCAGGATCCATGGGTTCATCGAGGGTAATTATCAGAGGAAATACGAGTATCACCGGTAATAACCAGCCTCTATATGTTATTGATGGAATTCCGTTGGTAAATACCAATTTTGGTCAGAGTTCTGTGTTTTATGGAGGTAGCGATGGAGGAGATGGGATTTCCAGCATCAATCCGGATGATATAGAGAGTATGAGTGTCCTGAAAGGCGGACCTGCAGCTGCATTGTATGGCGCGCGTGCGTCCAATGGTGCCATTCTGATCACTACTAAATCAGGAAAGGCGCAAAAAGGAGTAGGGATTGAGTATAATGCTGCTTACACCATTGATCAGCCTATTTTTAACAATGAGAAGGATTATCAGTATGTCTATGGGCAGGGAACAAACGGAGTGGCTCCCAAAGATCAGGCAACTGCTTTTCAAAACGGGATCTCCAATTGGGGGGCGAAACTGGATGGTTCGCAGGTGATGCAGTTTGACGGAGTATTACGCCCCTACAGTGCAATAAAGGATAATAGCCGTAATTTTTATAACGATGGAAAAACTTTTACCAATACGATTTCCTTATACGGCGGATCAGAGAAAGCTACTATTCGTTTCTCTGCTTCAGACCTGGACAACCACGACCTGATGCCCAACTCGTCGCTGAAGAGAAATAATTTCACTTTAAACGGGAACCTGAAAGTGACGGATAAGTTTACTGCTCAGGTAAGTGCACAATACATCCGGGAGCGGGTAGAAAACAGGCCCAACTCAGGCGACTTTTCCTGGAATCCAAATGTGGGTGTGCAGCTTTTACCTGCCAATTATGATGTCAGAAACCTTTCCAGAAGGGTGGATGAAAAAGGGGATGAATACCTGGTCTCTTCAAATATTTATCTGGCAAATCCGTATTTCATTGCCTATGATATGCAAAACAGGGATAGGAAGGATCGCTTGATTGCTTCCCTGGATTTAAAGTATGATTTTACTTCCTACTTATATGCACGGTTACTGGCCGGAACAGATTTCGCCTACCGCCATTCTCAATACATCAGACCGGAAGGTAGTGCAATTGCCAATGGCAGTATGAGTGAAAATCAGGCTTATAACGGAGAATTTAATTCGCAACTGATGATTGGGTTTAAAAAGACCATTGCCAATGATTTTTCTGTAGATGCTTTTGTGGGTGGAAACATCATGAAAAGTAAACAATCCGGCTTAGGCGCTTCGGGAAGTCAGTTTATTGTGCCCTTCTTTTATTCGGTAAACAATACCGTAACTCAGGGGAGGTATTTTGACTTGTATAAAAAACAGTTTAACTCATTGTTTGCTTCTGCAGAAATAGGATATAAGGGTTATTTGTATGCGACTTTTACTGAACGTAATGATTGGTTTTCTACCCTTAGTGCGGCTTCAAACAGCATTCTTTATCCTTCTGCGAGTTTAAGTTTTGTCGCTTCCCAGGCAATTACGATGCCCTCATGGATCAGCTTTGCCAAATTACGTACTGCCTGGGCGAGAACAGGAAGTGATTCTGATATTTCTCCTTATGCACAGTCTCTTACCTATACTTTTGGCCAGCAGCATCTTGGGCAATCCCTGGCTTATATCAATGAGGGAACGATTCCTAATACGCGTTTGAAGCCAGCAACTTCAAAGTCCTATGAGCTGGGATTGGATACCCGTTTGTTCAACGACCGGATTGGACTGGAACTGACCTGGTACAATAGAAAAACAGTAAGTGATATTCTTGGTAGCCAGATCTCCATCGCTTCAGGTTTTACCAATGTACGTCTGAATAGTGGGGAAATGACAAATAAGGGATTGGAAATGATGGTTTCCGGAACGGTGTTTAAGCAAAAGTCTATGGCCTGGGATATGTCTTTTAATATGGGCTATAATAAAAATAATATCCTTTCTTTAGCAGACGGACAACAAGCTATGACCGTTCAGCAAAGCCGGCCAGGATTATATGGAGATGGTGGTGTCCCGGTATTTATTACTGCTGAGGTTGGAAAACCTTTTGGTGTCATACAGGGCTACGGTTATAAAAGAGATGATAACGGAAGTATCATTTACAACAATAAAGGTCTTCCGGTACAAGGTGAACTGACTAATCTTGGAAACAGCGTTTCTCCTTATACTTTGGGGTATAATAACAATTTCCGTTACAAAAACTTTAATCTGGGTATTTTGCTGGATGCTAAGTTTGGTGGTAAAATATCCTCAGGAACAAACAACCTGGCTTACCTGGCAGGATTGAGTAAAGAAACCTTAGCTGGTCGGGAAACCGGAATTGTGGGGGCCGGAGTGAATGAACAGGGGCAGCCAAATACAATCAATGTTCCTGCACAGGAATACTATAGCTGGATTGCCAATAATATCTCGGAGGAGTTTGTTTACGATGCCAGTTTTGTGAAGCTGAGACAGGTAGTCCTGGGGGTAAGTCTTCCTAAAAACTGGGTCGGAAGACTGAAAATGAGTGACGTGAGTTTATCGTTGGTAGCCAGAAATCTGTTTACACTGTATAAAAAAGTGCCAATAGTGGATCCGGAGTCAACCTTCCTTACGGGAAATATACAGGGTATAGAAATGCTTTCTGTACCGGCAACCCGTTCATTTGGATTAAACCTGAATTGCAAGTTTTAA
- a CDS encoding GtrA family protein, with translation MITIAAIELNNAFLFKFLKFGVVGFSGLIVDFGVTYLCKEKLKIHKYISSSLGFIVATTTNYTLNRYWTFNNHDAASITQFGKFFIISLVGLFLSNALIYLLNDKLKWNFYVAKACAIVIISLWNFFANYLYTFSS, from the coding sequence ATGATAACCATTGCCGCGATTGAATTAAATAACGCTTTTCTTTTTAAGTTTTTGAAATTCGGTGTGGTAGGTTTTTCAGGGCTTATCGTAGACTTTGGCGTAACGTATCTCTGTAAAGAGAAGCTGAAGATTCACAAATATATTTCTAGTTCCCTGGGCTTTATTGTAGCCACAACTACCAATTATACCTTAAACCGTTACTGGACTTTCAATAATCACGACGCGGCCAGTATCACTCAGTTTGGTAAATTCTTTATCATCTCTTTAGTTGGTCTTTTTTTAAGCAACGCGCTGATTTATCTGCTCAATGATAAGTTGAAATGGAATTTTTATGTGGCAAAAGCCTGTGCGATAGTGATCATTTCTCTATGGAACTTTTTTGCGAATTATCTATATACTTTCTCCAGTTAA